The Setaria viridis chromosome 2, Setaria_viridis_v4.0, whole genome shotgun sequence DNA window tatctgaacatccgatgtgacaggactaaagtttagcccctgatATCCAAACGCCTCCTAACAATATCCTTAATTATTGTCAGCAACCTTGCCGTGgcgagcagccatctggaaagaTCAAAGGGCTACGAACTGCTAAAAGACCAAATTAAATTGATAGAAATTCGATACCTCAAGCAGTGACGATAAACTTAATTAGTTTTCTAGTTCTATTAGTAGAACCGGTAAAAATTATAGATTTATGTGTACCAATTTTTGCTTGTGTTTGTTCAAACTTTTGTTAATATTTCCTTGAATTATGCTCGATATATATCCGACAAACCATGTGTACTGCATTTATGAATTTCTTTGAATTTGCTCAATCAGCCTCGTTAACTATTCCGGAATAAAAATTAGCGATTACGGATAGAGTCCTGCTCCAGTAGCTGTTTTTCCGAAATAAAACAAAGAGACTCTGGACcttcaaatttgaccaactgCTGACCGTCAACAAGACCATCTCCGGCCCGACCGTCCCAAATCATGATGACAGTCAAAAGCTCGAAAGCATCGGCGTCTGGCGCGCGCGACGAACCAATCAACCGGCCAGGCAACCCGGCGGCCAACCTGTCCGCGCAACTGCAGTGTGAATGAGCTGATAGCCGGCGCGAGCGCGATCGATCAGAGGAATCGTGCGAAATTCTCGATCTCCCCGCGGGCGACGACTGAATGCAGTGCAGCCATACGCTTTGCACGTCTGCTTAGCTCCTGCCCTTGCCGTCGCCCTCCTTCCCGGCCTCTATAAATTGCAGCATCTCTGTCCGGCTGCGACACACACCACACGCACACTCATTTGCAAATCGTGTTAGCTAAGCTCTCAGTTGAGATCGATCGTTTCAGGTCTGCAAGCTTCACGTCTCTCTCGTCACCCAATCCGCCATGGTtgccgtggaggcggcggcgaggccgagcaggCGGTACGCGCTGCTGATGGCGGCGCACGACTCGGAGTACGTGCTCAAGAGGTACGGTGGCTACCTCCACGTCTTCGTGGCGGCGTtcggtggcgccggcgaggcctggCACCTGTACCGGGCCGTCGACGGTGAGCTCCCGGGCCCGGACGACGACATCGGGGCCTACGACGGCTTCGTGATCAGCGGCAGCCCGCACGACGCGTACGGCGACGACCCGTGGATCCTGCGCCTGTGCCTCCTGGTCCGGAAGCTCCACGCCATGCGCAAGCGGGTCCTCGGCGTCTGCTTCGGCCACCAGCTGATCTGCCGCGCGCTCGGCGGGCGCGTCCGCAGGGCCCCCAGCGGCTGGGACGTCGGCGTCAGGGAGGTGGCCATCGCGGACgcggcggcagccgcggcgccGTGCCGGTTCCTCAACGCGCTGCGCGAGCGCGGCCAGCTGCCGACCCGCGCCAGGATCACCAAGATCCATCAGGACGAGGTGGCATTAGTTCC harbors:
- the LOC117844244 gene encoding gamma-glutamyl peptidase 5 translates to MVAVEAAARPSRRYALLMAAHDSEYVLKRYGGYLHVFVAAFGGAGEAWHLYRAVDGELPGPDDDIGAYDGFVISGSPHDAYGDDPWILRLCLLVRKLHAMRKRVLGVCFGHQLICRALGGRVRRAPSGWDVGVREVAIADAAAAAAPCRFLNALRERGQLPTRARITKIHQDEVWEVPEGAEVLASSDKTGVEMFRVGEHVLGIQGHPEYTMDILHSLVDRLLAAGSITVSFAEAVRRQVEATAPDREFWLKLCKSFLKAEEDQVCV